Genomic segment of Nodularia sp. LEGE 06071:
AAATATCTAACAAATGTATTTCGTGACATCCTCTCCACACTCATCAGCAAGATAAGATAAAGCCCGAAAACGCATTCCCACAAACTCGTCATATAAGGGATTGAGTTTACACAGAGGTGGAATATGAAAAGTTCGCCCAAATAAACTAATACTGCGCTCAAAGGGACAACAACAAGGAATTACCTGACAAATTACATGAGCAAGGCGGGAATTTTTAACCGGAACTTTATCCAGCCGATTACGCAAAGGATTGAGAAGATTGGAAAACCAGCCTGATTTTTTATTGTTAGGTGGATGGTAATTAGGATGAGAGTGAGTGTGATTGATACTTTCCATAATAGATATCTCAGGTCAATATTGGAAAAAAAAGGAAGGTAAGTTGGGGATTGTGTATCGGGAATTGGAAATGGGGTATTGAGAAATAAATTTATTCTTAGTCCCCAGTCTCTACTTTCTAGAAGCAGAGAAGGAGCGGGGACAA
This window contains:
- a CDS encoding Mo-dependent nitrogenase C-terminal domain-containing protein: MESINHTHSHPNYHPPNNKKSGWFSNLLNPLRNRLDKVPVKNSRLAHVICQVIPCCCPFERSISLFGRTFHIPPLCKLNPLYDEFVGMRFRALSYLADECGEDVTKYIC